One region of Arthrobacter sp. StoSoilB22 genomic DNA includes:
- a CDS encoding DEAD/DEAH box helicase: protein MTENLNENFDAQTAESAAVAETSAPAEAEAPAAAAAPVETPAAETAAPAFTEAPAPKAEDEDEEGVKFVDLGIDGRVLAALQDVGYEKPSPIQAATIPLLLEGRDVVGLAQTGTGKTAAFAVPALSRLAELHDLNGPSRKTQALVLAPTRELALQVAEAFTSYAKHIDDFTVLPVYGGSAYGPQLAGLRRGAQVVVGTPGRVIDHIAKGSLDLSELQYLVLDEADEMLRMGFADDVEQIFQQTPDTRQVALFSATMPGQIRRMSKQYLNNPAEISVKSKTTTGANTKQRYLQVMGPHKLDALTRILEVEEFDGVIAFVRTKMATEDLADKLKSRGFQAAAINGDIPQQQRERTVDALKEGRIDILVATDVAARGLDVERISHVINYDIPHDTESYVHRIGRTGRAGRSGDAILFMTPREKYLLRSIEKATRQPVEQMHLPTAETVNTLRLGKFAERITETLASEDVAAFRDLISSYEEEHNVPASEIAAALAVMAQGGQPLLVKELPAAPEYQKRERSKDGFGSRGPTRALTEGNATYRISVGRRQRVMPGSIVGAIANEGGISSAQIGGIDIRSDHSLVELPADLSADQLRALSRTRIGGELINLELDNGRRPNSERGGYSGGGAGGRGGYGDRENRGGGNFKGSGGFKKDFRKSDGERTSADRGGRSYSDRSERTAGSFGDRDRGQASGSRFGGHGDGARKPRSGGEGGHRDFNRKGKW from the coding sequence ATGACCGAAAATCTCAACGAAAACTTCGACGCCCAGACCGCCGAGTCCGCTGCTGTAGCTGAGACCTCCGCACCCGCCGAAGCTGAAGCACCGGCTGCTGCCGCTGCCCCCGTCGAGACTCCTGCAGCTGAGACTGCAGCCCCCGCCTTCACCGAAGCTCCTGCCCCCAAGGCAGAGGACGAGGACGAAGAAGGCGTCAAGTTCGTCGATCTTGGCATCGATGGACGCGTCCTGGCCGCCCTGCAGGATGTCGGCTATGAGAAGCCGTCCCCCATCCAGGCAGCCACCATTCCGTTGCTGCTCGAAGGCCGCGACGTCGTAGGCCTCGCCCAGACCGGTACCGGCAAGACCGCGGCATTCGCCGTTCCTGCCCTGTCCCGCCTGGCTGAACTCCACGACCTCAACGGCCCGTCCCGCAAGACCCAGGCGCTTGTCCTGGCTCCGACGCGTGAACTGGCCCTCCAGGTTGCTGAGGCATTCACTTCCTACGCCAAGCACATTGACGATTTCACCGTCCTCCCGGTGTACGGTGGCTCCGCTTACGGCCCACAGCTGGCCGGGCTGCGCCGCGGTGCACAGGTAGTTGTCGGTACCCCCGGCCGCGTGATTGACCACATCGCCAAGGGTTCATTGGACCTCTCCGAGCTCCAGTACCTGGTGCTGGACGAAGCTGACGAGATGCTGCGCATGGGCTTTGCCGATGACGTTGAGCAGATCTTCCAGCAGACCCCTGATACCCGTCAGGTTGCGTTGTTCTCCGCCACCATGCCGGGCCAGATCCGCCGCATGTCCAAGCAGTACCTGAACAACCCGGCTGAGATCTCGGTGAAGTCCAAGACCACCACCGGTGCCAACACCAAGCAGCGCTACCTGCAGGTCATGGGCCCGCACAAGCTGGACGCCCTGACCCGCATCCTCGAAGTTGAAGAGTTCGACGGCGTTATCGCCTTCGTGCGCACCAAGATGGCTACCGAGGACCTCGCCGACAAGTTGAAGTCCCGCGGTTTCCAGGCTGCCGCCATCAACGGCGACATCCCGCAGCAGCAGCGCGAACGCACTGTTGACGCGCTGAAGGAAGGCCGCATTGACATCCTGGTTGCTACCGATGTCGCCGCCCGTGGCCTTGACGTTGAGCGCATCAGCCATGTGATCAACTACGACATCCCTCACGACACCGAGTCCTACGTTCACCGCATCGGCCGCACGGGCCGTGCGGGTCGTTCGGGTGACGCTATCCTCTTCATGACGCCGCGTGAGAAGTACTTGCTGCGTTCCATCGAAAAGGCGACGCGTCAGCCGGTTGAGCAGATGCACCTTCCTACTGCCGAGACTGTGAACACCCTGCGTCTGGGCAAGTTCGCAGAGCGCATTACGGAGACCCTCGCATCCGAAGACGTTGCCGCGTTCCGCGACCTCATCTCCTCCTACGAGGAAGAGCACAACGTTCCGGCCTCTGAGATCGCTGCAGCCCTGGCCGTCATGGCGCAGGGTGGACAGCCTCTGTTGGTGAAGGAACTGCCTGCAGCTCCCGAGTACCAGAAGCGTGAGCGCTCCAAGGATGGCTTCGGCTCACGTGGGCCGACCCGCGCGCTGACCGAGGGCAACGCCACCTACCGTATCTCCGTGGGACGCCGCCAGCGTGTCATGCCGGGTTCGATCGTAGGCGCCATTGCCAACGAAGGCGGCATCTCCTCCGCACAGATCGGCGGCATCGATATCCGCTCGGACCACTCCTTGGTGGAGCTCCCGGCAGACCTGAGCGCCGATCAGTTGCGTGCATTGTCCCGCACCCGCATCGGTGGTGAGCTGATCAACCTTGAGCTGGATAACGGCCGCAGGCCCAACAGCGAGCGCGGCGGCTACTCCGGTGGCGGCGCTGGCGGACGCGGTGGCTACGGCGACCGCGAAAACCGCGGTGGCGGAAACTTCAAGGGTTCCGGCGGCTTCAAGAAGGACTTCCGTAAGTCCGACGGCGAGCGTACCTCCGCTGACCGCGGTGGCCGCTCCTACAGCGACCGCTCCGAGCGGACCGCAGGCAGCTTCGGCGACCGCGATCGCGGCCAGGCCAGCGGATCCCGCTTCGGCGGCCACGGTGATGGTGCACGCAAGCCCCGCAGTGGCGGCGAAGGCGGACACCGCGATTTCAACCGCAAGGGCAAGTGGTAA
- a CDS encoding MOSC domain-containing protein — MNTASLLAVCRVHQLLPDPEGSVGVTGMDKRPVEGPVKVHRLGLHGDVQANRVDHGGEDQALYAYSQADADYWSGELQREMPAGIFGENLRVTGIETTGAVIGERWKIGLDVELEVTSPRVPCATFQRVIGEPQWVKRFTQAGRVGAYLRVIKTGTISAGDHIHRTFVPRHGITVGQWFSEPTPELVQILLDADADGEIRLQEDYHPVFEKVLRRNGL; from the coding sequence ATGAACACCGCATCCCTCCTTGCCGTCTGCCGTGTGCACCAGTTGCTGCCCGACCCCGAGGGGAGCGTGGGCGTCACCGGCATGGACAAGCGCCCCGTGGAGGGGCCGGTTAAGGTCCACAGACTCGGACTGCATGGCGATGTGCAGGCAAACCGGGTTGATCACGGCGGGGAGGACCAGGCTCTGTACGCGTATTCGCAGGCTGATGCTGACTATTGGTCAGGTGAGCTGCAGCGGGAGATGCCAGCCGGAATTTTCGGCGAGAACCTGCGCGTCACCGGCATCGAAACCACCGGGGCTGTCATTGGCGAACGTTGGAAGATCGGTTTGGATGTGGAGCTGGAAGTCACCTCACCACGGGTTCCGTGCGCCACCTTCCAACGGGTGATCGGTGAGCCGCAATGGGTGAAGCGTTTCACGCAGGCCGGCCGGGTTGGCGCCTACCTTCGGGTGATCAAGACAGGCACCATTTCCGCGGGGGATCATATCCACCGCACTTTCGTCCCCCGGCACGGAATTACCGTGGGTCAGTGGTTTAGTGAGCCCACTCCGGAACTGGTCCAGATCCTGCTCGATGCCGATGCCGACGGCGAGATCCGATTGCAGGAGGACTACCACCCCGTCTTCGAAAAGGTCCTGCGCAGAAACGGACTCTAG
- a CDS encoding Na+/H+ antiporter produces the protein MDQLALIVGLLLATVVAVGLGDRLRLPYPVLMLLLAVGLTFIPGFPEFEISPELILPIFLPPLLFATAQKSSWAVFRVRWRTLLLLAVALVVVSTAVVAGAAWLMIPGIGIPAAIALGAMVAPPDPVAVESVAGRVHMPRRLITVLQSEGLFNDAAAIVIFQAAVAATMSGKEVGPEVIPQFVIGAALAVVIGVAMGWLTKFITTLVTSMVARKAVTLVVPFAAYILAEELHASGVVAVVVTALELQRHTRPQDAAERITRTAFWDVVELLATGLAFGLVGLEIRHVIRDEGTAIFGMIGMAVVICVLVFVVRFLWLGLLALTARKRRNLLQPTSPKEVLILTWCGMRGLATLALALALPMTLPDGSDFPARHEILVIACAVLLATLVLPGLTLPWLMRVLDATEDGSHEQDAAKVLAKRAQSAAVAALKDHDLMKELPAEKVTLVKEKMRRLHAELLDGTLQNESVAEKRKRGRELSIAVQTIALDAARQEVVAARNEPGTDPEVADRVLRQLDLRTMSMPD, from the coding sequence ATGGATCAGTTGGCGCTCATTGTCGGGTTGCTGCTCGCGACGGTGGTGGCAGTGGGCTTGGGGGACAGGCTTCGGCTTCCGTACCCGGTGTTGATGTTGCTTCTGGCCGTTGGGCTGACCTTCATACCGGGCTTTCCCGAGTTTGAGATTTCGCCGGAACTGATCCTGCCGATCTTCCTTCCGCCCTTGTTGTTCGCGACCGCGCAAAAGAGCTCCTGGGCGGTTTTTCGCGTACGCTGGCGGACACTGCTGCTGTTGGCCGTGGCCCTGGTGGTGGTCTCCACTGCAGTAGTGGCTGGTGCTGCCTGGCTGATGATCCCGGGTATCGGCATTCCGGCGGCAATTGCGCTGGGTGCCATGGTGGCCCCTCCGGACCCCGTTGCGGTGGAATCCGTGGCGGGTCGTGTGCACATGCCGCGACGGCTCATCACTGTCCTCCAGAGCGAAGGACTCTTCAACGACGCCGCGGCAATCGTGATCTTCCAGGCAGCGGTTGCGGCAACCATGTCCGGCAAGGAAGTTGGCCCCGAGGTCATTCCCCAGTTTGTCATTGGCGCCGCACTGGCCGTGGTGATTGGCGTCGCGATGGGTTGGCTGACCAAGTTCATCACTACGTTGGTGACGTCCATGGTTGCCCGCAAGGCCGTGACCCTGGTTGTTCCCTTCGCCGCCTACATCCTCGCGGAGGAGCTGCACGCCTCAGGTGTGGTGGCCGTCGTCGTCACCGCCTTGGAACTGCAGCGCCATACGCGGCCTCAGGATGCCGCCGAACGCATCACGCGGACCGCCTTCTGGGACGTGGTGGAGCTGCTGGCAACCGGGCTGGCTTTTGGGCTGGTGGGGCTGGAAATCCGTCACGTCATCCGCGATGAAGGCACTGCTATCTTTGGCATGATCGGCATGGCGGTGGTGATCTGCGTCCTGGTGTTTGTGGTGCGCTTCCTGTGGTTGGGTCTACTCGCCCTCACCGCTCGAAAACGCCGAAACCTGTTGCAGCCAACCTCGCCCAAGGAAGTGTTGATCCTGACATGGTGCGGCATGCGCGGCCTCGCCACCCTGGCGCTGGCCCTGGCACTCCCCATGACGTTGCCGGACGGCAGCGACTTCCCGGCCCGCCACGAGATCCTGGTGATCGCCTGCGCGGTGCTCCTAGCCACCCTGGTCCTGCCCGGGCTCACGCTGCCGTGGCTCATGCGGGTCCTGGATGCGACCGAGGACGGATCACACGAACAGGACGCCGCGAAGGTCCTGGCTAAGCGTGCACAGTCTGCCGCCGTGGCCGCTCTGAAGGACCACGACCTCATGAAGGAACTCCCGGCCGAGAAGGTGACCTTGGTGAAGGAGAAGATGCGCCGCCTTCACGCTGAGCTGTTGGACGGCACATTGCAGAACGAGTCCGTCGCCGAGAAGCGTAAGCGTGGACGGGAACTCTCCATTGCCGTGCAAACCATCGCCCTGGACGCAGCCCGCCAGGAAGTGGTGGCGGCCCGCAATGAGCCAGGCACCGATCCGGAAGTCGCTGACAGGGTCCTCCGGCAACTGGACCTGCGGACCATGTCCATGCCGGATTAG
- a CDS encoding NAD(P)-binding oxidoreductase codes for MSRIAIIGGHGKVALHLSRILSGEGHDVTSFIRNPDHVADVTETGASAEVLDVENSTTAELAQALKGHDAVVWSAGAGGGNPDRTYAVDRDAAIRSMDAAAEAGVKRYVMVSYIGAAKDHGVPADNPFFAYAEAKAAADDYLRATQLDWTVLGPGTLTDEPATGQIQTDPENPGSGTETSRANVALVTAAVLELPGTIHRTIAFKDGSKDVVDALTED; via the coding sequence ATGAGCCGAATCGCAATCATTGGTGGCCACGGGAAAGTGGCCCTGCATCTGTCCCGCATTCTTAGTGGCGAAGGTCACGACGTCACATCCTTCATCCGAAATCCCGACCATGTGGCAGATGTCACGGAGACCGGTGCCTCGGCTGAGGTGCTGGATGTGGAGAACTCGACGACGGCGGAACTCGCCCAAGCGCTCAAGGGCCACGATGCCGTGGTCTGGTCAGCAGGAGCCGGTGGAGGGAATCCTGACAGGACCTATGCCGTGGATCGGGACGCAGCCATCAGGTCGATGGACGCCGCCGCAGAGGCGGGGGTTAAACGGTATGTGATGGTTTCTTATATTGGTGCCGCCAAGGACCACGGTGTGCCCGCCGACAACCCGTTCTTTGCCTATGCCGAGGCCAAAGCGGCGGCCGACGATTACCTGCGGGCTACCCAGTTGGACTGGACCGTCCTGGGCCCTGGAACCCTGACCGACGAGCCGGCCACGGGTCAGATCCAGACTGACCCGGAGAACCCCGGTAGCGGCACGGAGACCTCACGGGCCAATGTTGCCTTGGTCACTGCGGCGGTGCTGGAGTTGCCGGGCACCATCCACCGGACCATCGCCTTTAAGGACGGATCCAAGGACGTGGTGGATGCCCTCACGGAGGACTGA
- a CDS encoding LysM peptidoglycan-binding domain-containing protein, giving the protein MDLGSLIAANADTVPNPDRIYPGQVLRLP; this is encoded by the coding sequence GTGGACCTTGGTTCCCTGATTGCCGCCAACGCGGATACGGTGCCAAATCCGGACCGGATCTACCCTGGACAGGTGCTCCGGTTGCCCTGA